In Rhinatrema bivittatum chromosome 17, aRhiBiv1.1, whole genome shotgun sequence, one genomic interval encodes:
- the ADM gene encoding ADM, which translates to MKLVPVTLLYLSSVTFLGANAVRLDLASELKTKKWSARALGRVRREVRTPSKANAGVHASARSSFVSIEDAKDPLSPRSSSPGAHLRVRRQPPSPENVVKVGCRLGTCTLQNLAHQLHQYNDKDKDSTAPAKKMGSKGYGRRRRSLPARRLLFRVTRGKLRPLWLPGGSWTAVKRQERQRRNAVAPSPRAQPVPAFLRT; encoded by the exons ATGAAACTGGTTCCAGTAACTCTGCTTTATCTCAGCTCTGTGACCTTCCTGGGAGCCAATGCTGTGAGACTGGACTTGGCTTCAGAACTGAAGACAAAAAA GTGGAGTGCCAGGGCGCTGGGCAGAGTAAGGCGAGAAGTAAGGACGCCGAGCAAAGCTAACGCCGGAGTCCATGCAAGTGCGAGATCCTCTTTCGTCAGCATAGAAGACGCCAAGGATCCATTGAGTCCCCGTTCCAG CAGCCCCGGTGCTCACCTGCGGGTAAGAAGGCAGCCTCCCAGCCCCGAAAACGTGGTGAAAGTGGGCTGCAGGCTCGGGACGTGCACGCTGCAGAATCTCGCCCACCAGCTCCACCAGTACAACGACAAGGACAAGGACTCCACAGCCCCGGCCAAGAAGATGGGCTCGAAGGGCTACGGCAGGAGACGGCGCTCGCTGCCGGCACGCAGGCTCCTCTTTCGAGTTACCAGGGGCAAGCTGAGGCCGCTGTGGCTCCCCGGCGGCAGCTGGACAGCGGTGAAGAGACAGGAGCGGCAACGGAGGAACGCCGTggcccccagccccagggcacAGCCTGTCCCCGCCTTCCTGAGGACgtaa